The DNA sequence AATGAATGAGATTGTAGCATTTTATTCGTTCCCTGTGTTTCCATCTCCTCTCTAcgaacacacacatacatatagtTATTGCCACCTATTGTTTGTGCCTTTCTCTACAATCATGTCATAATTTTGTTGGAAATATAAGTTGGATAGCATTTTATTGTGTGATCTGATTGAGCTATCTGGAAACTTATGTAGCACTCTTCGATGACATTTCCCCATTCTCTATATTTAAGTTACTATGCTCATCTTTTGCAAGCTAGCTTGGTTTGTTTAGTtccattttaaaaatttatgctTTTCTGCCGGTCTCCCTCTGTTTCATATCCTCTTTCTTCGGTTTGGTGTGTGTAGAGGATTGACAGTGTGGTGTGCTTTTCTCCTTTTTGGAGTTTGGTGGCCCTTGTTCTTGAAGAACTACAGTTGGAACGTATTTTGGAATGTATCCAATTCTTGTGTTGGTCAGTATGACTGTACATTGCATATGCTAGAAGAATAGCAAATGGACTGTGGCGATAAAGTGTGACTAGGATATGAATGCAAGCGCAATGCTGCAACCCCACCAGAACTTCCTCGACTCGCCACTGCCACTGCCACAGGTCACGATTGAGAAATGCCTGCTCTTGGTTGCCACAAACTAGTCATCCGAGACCGCATTCTACAACCGATGAGGTAACAACACTAATACTTGGGCACTTTCTTTACGAAATATTTGACCATCGCAAATGCGACACTTTTTTCTGCATTTTGGCCTTTTAATCTTGTACTTTCTCTTGGGTTCTTTCTGCATTCTTGGCTTCTTACTAGTTGATAGGCTGACTGTTTGGTTTCAAACCATTGCATGATTTATCAAAGGAACTTTGGCAGGAACTATAGGTGTAGTTGTCTATGAATACAAGTCACAGGACACATGCTTATTTTGTCTTCATCAGATGCACTGGTGCTGCAGAAACAAATCTGAGGGATGGCCGTGGGAGCCGAAATGGTACGTCGTGAGGAGGAGGAGACAGACATGTCGTTGTGGCGCTCTCAAGATAATGTCATTCGACATCAAGAACAAGTGATGAAGCACGCGACTTGGAACTAAACCGGAGGAAAAGGATGCATGAATCTTTATGATGAGTTATGGACAGCCATTGTTTGCATTCTCCTTTTTTCTTCTCCTCTCATTTTTGGTTGCAAATGCCATAGATGTCAcctttatttcattttagtccAAAAAGTTTTAAGTTGATATATTGTGATACATTCCTTCATCAGGCGTTTGATGGCATATCATTTTTTTATCTACATGACATTTGAGTCATTGGTTTAAATGGCAAAAGAATGGTTAACAAATAAGGAGTAACATAATCTCATTTCTCCAACCTTTGATCAACCTATACAACATGTAAACAAATTCGTAGGTCGTAACATCTATCTTCATGAAATATTAGTAACTATACAATAAATGCAGTAGCCAATAGACTGGAATATAAAATGCAAGCTATGCAACAAACAAtacttcaatttattttttttgtaaataaatagcTTTCTGCAAAGATTGAATCTACTCGAGTAGTTAATAACCAAGCATAACACAAAAGCAATTACCATAAATGAATGAGAGATGCATCTCCCATATGAAAGATTCAAACTTTGCAATCGACTAAAATATAACACAAACATGAGTCCTTAGATCTCACTCAGAACAGTGGTAGCTCGTCGTGCCCCCGAGCAACTGTGAAATCAGTACCTTCTAGATTCCGGCAAAATTAACAACTAGTTTAAGTTTCTTTTGGCTCTAGATCTCACTGATTAATCAAATGCAATGAgctataatatcacttttgctTCATATCGATGCCCATAGAAAAAGCTTTTCCACGATGATTGAAGATCATGAAATCCAGATTGGAAGGTAAGGCAACCACCCTGCTTGGACAGAAAGAACGGAAGTTAGTAGCCTGAAGCATGTTCAGCTTCAAAAAATGATGATCAAAGCTTAATCAGTAAGCAAGGCACGTTTCTTGTACTAAAACCAGATCAAGGACTAGTTAATGCAATTCATGATGGATAAGctctaatatatttaaaaactgAATTCAAttgaaagcaaaataaaataagtggGAGGAAGGCATGAATCATCTAGCTATGCTTCTTCATTCATCTCATTTTGTATATTTGATGCCATACACTTACCCCATTATGCATCATTCAAAAACACATTGATTTTCCTTCTAATTGACATTTGGACATTATATGGTGCAATGTGTAGTTTGCATGAAGTGAAATATCGAATTTCAGGTCAATATATGAAAAAACAATCAAGCTATTTCCTTGAGTAAGTTAAGAGTTTTTCACTTAAGGTCAAGATATCAAAGCTGCCGGACAGTTTCCCCCTAGCCCTAATGCATGTTTAGCCTTCAGTCTATCATCTTCTATCTCCATAGGCAAAATGTAAAATTTATAAGCTAGCTTTTATGACAACCATCCAGTTTTCTACTACATGCTAGGGTGCATTGCGCACTTCCTACCATTAAGCAGATTTGAGAAAAGGTCAAAATAGACTAATAAACAAACACTTTTCGTGAATGGTATCAACATCATAGTAGAGAGCTCCTATATATTCAGCCATCATATCTTAGCCAAACGGACATGATACGCTACATCAAAACTCATAAACATTGTTGAGGAGCTATATCCTACTAATCTCCAACAAACCTCATAATCACAAGTCTATTATCTTGTGACAAATTATCAGACACAAATGTGTATATAAACTATTTTCTTGGCCTAACCAAATACTCCACCCCAATACCTCATATAAGCAATCAAGATAGCAACTCTACCTAAGCCCACATTCATAAATCATTACATACAATTTACACAGAATGTTCACAATACAATATTATTCAAACATAAAAGCAGCAGCAGCTGCAGTAGAtcccagtgttgttagggtcgcggggcgcatcGGGTCGATGAGGTAAAtattcgggtcgcgggtcgacgagtcgactgggtcgagagacccacaaatctaggctaattgttttgccttttaatattaaataaaataaatatactgctctaatatttataatatatcaaataatataaatgtaaacgcaattcatgtgaatagagataaagtggaaaatagaaatgatcaaaatatcaaaacaattcataagtcatagCACGATAAATAATTGGtaccattgtctgaaaatatcaaaacaaatgaatatatgaagggtgacagcaaaagatctttgaaccaaattctaaagtgtagaaagtaggtttgaaaagtttgatgtggtgcatgcatatatatagagaattgtgattcagagagtcagaaaacatgtgagagatttgagaaaatcagagatagcatATGTTTTGGGCGACCCAGACGACccactcgacccaggcgacccaacggcgaccctgtatctcgatcaacccacccatgttggggcggtgatggtctcgacccaggcgacccgggcgacccgagcgacccgaacgacattttgacaacactggtACTAGATCCAATAACGTTATAACAGCAACATAATGGAAAACATGGGAAATTAAACGCTTAAACTCACCTGTTTCTCATCTGATTGAGGGAGAATCGACAAGAATTTGCCAGGCACAGTCAAAGCAGCCCACAAACAGAAAAACAATCCTGCAACCAGCTCCATAACTACCTGTAAATCGATCGAAAACCACAAACCTAATTAGCTGCAAAAACGAATTATCTGCATACAAAATAGGCATAATAGATGAAATTACAGTGACTGGTGGCCCTGTGAACTCCTCTTCTGTAATCTTCAGCAAAGATCTATCTGAAAACAAAACAGATCGAAAATTCAGAGCTAGTATTCAGGATTCGTTCAAAATAAAGACTTTTGGCGATTTGAATACGCACACTGGATAGTGGAGTAGGCGGCGTGTGCGAGAAACAGAAACCCGACGACTCCGACGGCGTAACCTAACCCCATCTTTTTCCCGTTACGGCGGAGGAGAAGTAAGTGATTTCAATCCAAAAGGTTTCTCTTTTTTACGGTTTTTTTTCCTGAAATTTATGTTCAtcgatttttattattttatagtattttgtTTAGAGCTATATTTTTAGTTAATTTCtaagtttttttaaaaaggcAAAGTTGGAATACAAACAAATAACGAAATGTATAATTTGGATGTCACGACTCTTtatcatattattttattttagttggagagTAACTCTTATTATCAGGTTATTTTAGTTGAAAAGTAACTCTCATTATTATCtgattatttaaatataatctTACAAATCAAATAACCTCGTAATCTATAACATGTACTACTAGATCCAACTATTAATCCATAACGTCTTCTCTACAGCAAGTATATGATAATTTGATAAAAAGTCAATAACATTGTGAATCAACTATTAATAAAAATCTCAAATATTCCATAATTATGGATATTACAATTAAACTattgatgaatcggcgaatttttgatggtgatgaatgcaggaagatgcagatcacgacacagattttacgtggttcgatttactgaggtaaatctacgtccacgggaagaaatgagggcagagttgtattgcttgatctgttttcttacagcttacaatacagacttgctattttgtatttgatctctagaaagcgagagagtcttagaacgtaaccctatctatctgatctaggttctatttatacattgacctagatcgtggcatgcagccatttactaggtagtggatgtcgtggagatcgtggcgatcttgcatgggtccactatcctgcatgagttaatgactgcttgacaccactaaatagatcgtgggtgtagtggaggtggaaatcctgcatgagtccactatctcctagttcggtcgaatactgagaccgaactgctgaattattgccgagcagcttttgccgatctgagagtagagcttgatgccgacctgagagcagagtttgattggttggcttttaccgagctgtaggctggggccgaactctttggttgtgccgaactgaactctttagtcatgccgaactgatactctttcttgggctttaggctgatgggctttgctgctgttgggcttgtttagtacgtactccatcactaccccccccccgaaaagtgaagtgaatcacttcggcattctggataaaggtacggggtaagttgatgtttgtcctcggtctgatgaagtgaactcttctttgaccggacttggctttggtctgatgaaataaacatttttgaccggactcgtctttgggctgatgaaataaacatctttgaccggactcgtctttggtcctaatttggcgagttttatcgctcggatcggactttccgttgtcctaatttggggatcggactttcccttgtcctaattcggcgagttttatcgcgtggatcggactttcccttgtcctaattcaggcaagttttatcgcgagaatcggacttttgttgcagttcgtttcagacgaagtgcttgatttttaagccgaattgtggtcttgtatcctctttagaagcttggacctcacaatcgttggcttattgcagttcgtttcagacgaactgcttgtttaagctgaattgtggtcttgtatcttctgtagaagctttgactcacaatcgttggcttgtatatgttcttagaaggggatcagccttcgaagaacaagatacctcagtaacatttgtaagagacgacacgcacagagacagacaaaacacatatagacaaataaaaagcacatagagacaaataaagaccaagtaaaccaaataaagcacattgactgaacaggactcaagactgactgaccggactgtctcttacaaatggaactttttgaggttggaaatgtgccatgttcggggtacctgttctcctgacatgtgagccaatttgtaagaccctttgccgaggacttctgacacccgatacggaccttcccatgtgggttcgagtttgcccagcttttctgctcggcttacttcgttgtttctcaagacgagatctccccttgaaattgcagctttcaGGATAGCTCCAATCCGAGTTTCCAATGCAGAGAAATCGGAGCAATCACGGAAGGGGTTGTGCTGGCACTGCCCGGAAAAATATTCCCCGGGAAACGTATGTGCGGTAAAATTATTGTGCTATGTAGGAGAAGATGGTGAGGATGAGACGGATGGTAACCAGGGGACACATCAGTTTGATGACCAAGTCATTACGGTAGACATTTCTCATCTGCACGCTTTGACAGACAACAAAAGATCAAAACCGTTTCAAGTAGTGGGAGAGATTGGATCCATGGAGGTCCACATCCTTATCGATACCGGTAGCTCGCACGATTTTCTTTATCCGCAGGTGGTGGAGCTACTATAGTTATCCCTGACTCCGATACAGCCATTTCGCGTGTATGTTGGAAACGACGCATCGTTGGTGTGCTCTCACGTGTCCCGCCGTACCAAGCTCAATATGCAGGGGATTTGTTTTCTGGTTGACCTCCACATTTTGGACATCCATGGACCGGACATCATTTTAGGAATGTCATGGCTGGAGTCAATAGGCCGGGTGAATGCAGATTTTGTGGAAAAGACCTTGGAATTTCAAAAGGACGAGAAACAGATTGTGCTGCGAGGGATCATACCGGGCCTGAAACAAATCTCGCTCCAGTCATTGGTGCTGCTGGCCTCGTATTCACCGGCTCATGAGTTCTACGAGATTGTAC is a window from the Salvia splendens isolate huo1 unplaced genomic scaffold, SspV2 ctg357, whole genome shotgun sequence genome containing:
- the LOC121789849 gene encoding membrane magnesium transporter-like, which gives rise to MGLGYAVGVVGFLFLAHAAYSTIQYRSLLKITEEEFTGPPVTVVMELVAGLFFCLWAALTVPGKFLSILPQSDEKQVSLSV